The segment acatccgtctactcagagaagataagagagcgcacaaggtaacagttctatactctgcaaacataacacagccgatgcgatcccccttcgccaagaggtattgcaaaggcacacacacttttGAAAGGGTTTTATTAGCAATTTATTAACAACAggaaataaggtgtaagttgttctatgatcaagctatacaattccaagtcgtccataaccgcggacgcggcttatcgataagatgtacaccctgcaggggttgcccaaatgtaaccatacgcatgctcgaacccacttactacaggtggagtctcacatcaagaccgttcccaatgcaagagaaagtttaatgggagccacccaactaagctacccgtgacgaagttcggccgtactctgatacggacccagaggtttgcgacaTAGTCCAGGCGGGCACTTACGACCAGGCACAAGATAAGTCTATCCGCGTTATGAGTACAGTACagtaataaacacccgaaggcaacaggaagtaaatcgtgcatcgtgcatatgggcaaataaaaccaaggttgtggctcccaataaacagactcgaggaaaggtagtgagtgatgggggtcccattcccccacgtacgggtagagcgctcaatctcggaacagataacaagaactcgggtcctaggggacattagcaagtcaaagttccgatgctttcgcaaaggggctcacagatgcctctgcttacaattttagttgttaacaattaagtaaagcatgtgtatctccaacaactgataaagcatgtgaaaacctcccaacaagatatcccgacatctcgagatatcaacaagaccctaaactcgcctacgactcgcaaagctggcaaacaacaaacaataggtagggcgaggaggtgtatctcggacatataggtaacaggtggatatgacacgtgacacaacagaatcgcaacataaggatagcaatagatcaaaagagcatgtaaaagtaaaataggtgaaggggtgggctcgcctgtgaaaagctgcagaagaacttgtcggagaactcgtcgtatctcacatcaccacttcgtgatcctatccgggaagaagcaaatgctggaacacacaacgtatgcaatcttactactacggaagaagaatcagcatgatcatgatatgatatgcatgacatggcaacatGATgtggcgatgcaacttatccaatttaagcggagtcggaaccccggacaaacaagttatgttggagttgcattttctaccgacaaagttaagtgttgattagcatggcaagacatggcaggggtgcgctacttcaatattaaacggagcgggaaaACCTAATTGGgattccgaaatactccgcatacatGTGAGGTGATAATGCAAATCTATCACGacacgacatgatgcgagatgcaaacagatgtatgaatggcatattcatgatccttgcatttttctgaataattctcatatataaaacattttattCGGAGTTACGGTTTGAAAGATATGAAATGGTCAAATTTTAATAATAAAATGCATTTAATTTGATTGGTCAAATTGCTTGTTCCAAAATAGTTGTAACAGGTTCAGATTTGAGATAGGTTTCAAATCCCTGTAATTGGGTTTTATTTTCCACAGATGAAAAACAAGTTTGAAATTCTACATTCAAAAGAGTTTGGAAAACCAGAGAACAAAACAGAATAAaaggtgtgcttttatttttgaaaaAGATGGTAACCAGGGATTGATCTTGGGCCTCCCAGAAGGCATTAGCCAGTGGAGCTCGTTTTGAGTCTTGAAAGACTACAGGGCCGATCATAGGTAAAACGACATGGGGCGTTAACTGAAGGATGAACTTCAGTTTACTCAAGATAAACACGTACAGGTTCTGAATTGAAGCAACACACAGCAAGCAGGATGGCTGTGCGTTTCACCTGGGATTGGATCTTGGTTGCCCTGGGAATTGGATCAAGTGACCAACCAGAAGGACTTGCTCGTGTATACGGTTGACATGGTTGCCGTTGAAGTGCAACAGAAGCAAGGGAACATCAGAACACCACAGCACCAAAGGTGGAACTGCAGCCTGACCAAGGCGTGCGTGCGCTCAGTTACGAACAAGGCGGCAACTATGAAGCTTGAGGATAGTGGGAAAACTGGGATCGGGCGCTGCTGCTCACCGGGGGTTGCTGCTGTAGTCGTACTTCGAAGGAGACGGAGATGACGATGTGATGAAGTGGAAGACGAAAAACGCGCTCCCAGCGCTAGCCGGGCGCAGCGAGGTCCATGGCGACAGCAAGGATAGAGAACTCAGGCGGCGTATCTCGGACAGAAAAGGGCGACAGTGCCGTCAGAATTTGGCGACGCCAAACAGCGAGCAAATAggacggggaagagagggaaaAGGGGCGCCATCTCACCAGGAAACTGATGAACACCTCGGAGGGGCGGACGACGTCGGAGGCTGACGAAAACAGCGGTTTCCTCGCCGGAGTCGGGGAAGAGGACGGGGTCGTTGGCGTCGATTGCGTGCTGGATTCGAGGAGTTCCTGGGTCGATGATGAACAGCTTGATGAGGGGAAGCTCTTGGTGGCCTTGGCTCGGCGAAAGGTGGTCGGAGAAATCGGGGCGACGGCGAGGCTGCGACGGATGTGTTCGGTGTTTTTCTCTGAAGCTTTTGTCTCTCTCGTCTGCGTGGTTGAGGGAAAAGAAGGGGCGGCGGCACGAGCATGGAGAGGAAGCGGGCTAGGGTTTGCTGGGGTCAGGAGGGGAGCAGGTTCGGATGGTGGTTGGCGTCGACCGCGTGGGGAAGAAAAGAACACGCCTCCTGCGTGGCTGGTTGAAAAAGACGACAGAGAAAAAGAAGGGAAGAGATGGCGTGCAGAAGTGGTATGGGCCAAGCAGGAAGAAGAGGCCACGAAGGGAGTGGACGTGGTAGCTGCAAGGATCAATGGGTTGCTGGGGTCTtttctctcttcttcttcttatgatttttcttcttccttctttcccTTTTTCACAGATTTTGTAGGGAACAGGAGAATAAAAGAGAGAGTTTAGGAAAACGATTTGGGAACAGTTTTGGAAGATACCCGAAAAAGCTTTGGCACTGGTTTGCAAGCAAGTTTGTAAATATCCAAAACACTAATATTGTTGTTTTGGGTTTTATTAAAAAGGAATAAGAGGGCATAGGCTTTATAAaaccttggtataattgcaaaacAAAATAGAGTTTAAATAAAATAATCATTTTTGTTGTTTTATTAAAAAACATGTATGGTGATAAGATGTCATGATTATATGCACAAAACAAAAGGAACAAACAAATCTAAGAGGGGtattacccggggccgttacacttcgcctcggcggctgaggactttgaaaggtccgacgtaTCGGGGTgctagctttcctttcagctgaaacctttgcattcctttcaagggggataccttgagatagacgaagtctccgatctcgaaggtcatctcccgacgtctcttgtcggcgtagctcttctgtctcgattgcgccgtcttgagatactcgcgaatcttgtggactttctcttcggcttcacgaagaacatctgggccaaaaacttggctctctccaacttctgaccagttcaggggggtacggcacttccttccgtacaaggcttcaaagggggccatctgtaggctggcttgatagctattgttgtaagagaattctgcgtaaggtaggcagtcttcccacttggatctgtattccagtacgcatgctctaagcatgtcctccagtatctggtttactctctcagtctgtccgtcggtctgagggtgataggcggtgctgaaatttaggcgagtgcctagtccttcatgcactttctgccagaaccttgaggtgaactgtgatcctctatctgacactatcgatttgggggttccatgcagggcgactattctggagatgtaaagttcagctaactttgggccttgataggtggttttgacggcgatgaaatgggcgactttggtcaatctatcgacaactacccatattgaatcattgcctttgctggatttgggcagtccggtgataaagtccattcctacggagtcccatttccattctggaatctggaggggttgtaatagTACGGCggatcgttgatgttctgccttgactctttgacagatgtcacacttggcgatatagctaccgatctctctcttcattccgtgccaccaaaattgctccttcaggtcttggtacatcttggtacctctggggtggattgaataaagggtgtcatgggcttcttgcaggatgacttgtttcaggtcagagtccgatggtacgcagagacgttctttgtaccaaagaattccggcttcatctatggtgaatcctggggcttttcctgcggctatctgtttcttgattccgtcaatgctagcgttgtctttctgggcttccttgatctgactaaccaaggtgggttgcagttctatgctggctaggaatccttcactaacaagttcaagtctgaactgttcaaactcttgatgcaagctaggctgttcagttgcgagcatggagttcaactggcacggtagtcgactcaaagcatccgctaccacattggccttgccggggtggtagtgaatctccaggtcgtaatccttgatcaattcgatccatcggcgttgtctcatgtttagctccttctgggtgaatatatatttgaggcttttgtggtcggagtagatctcgcattgattacccatgaggtaatgacaccAAACTtttaaggctaagaccacggctgcaagcccgaggtcatgggttgggtagttctgttcatgttgcttgagttgtcttgaaaggtaggatacaaccttgccttcttgcataagcacgcatccaagtccagtcttggaggcatcgcaatatacgtcaaagggctttgcgatatccggcatgatcaggattggggctgttgtcagtctactcttgagctgttgaaagctctcttcgcatttgtcggtccactcaaactttctgtcctttttcagcagttgggtcattggtcgagcgatgctcgaaaaaccttcgacaaatctgcggtagtatccggctaatccaagaaaagcgcggacctcggtttgtgtggttggggcttgccattccataacagttttgattttggcgggatctacggcaattcctcctgcagacaagatgtgtcccaggaatccaacttcttccagccaaaactcacacttgctaaacttggcatacaacttgtgctgtctaagggtttctaggacaatttccaaatgctgttcatgttcctcttcggacttggagtagacgagaatgtcatcgatgaaaacaacgacaaacttgtccaaaaagttcatgaaaatcttattcatgagattcatgaaataagcgggggcattggtcagtccaaatgacatgacgttgtactcatacaacccatatctggtggtaaaggcagtttttggaatgtcggtggctcggatcttcagctgatgatatccagttctaagatctatcttggagaaaactctggatccggtgagttgatcgaacaagtcttctatcttgggtagggggtatttgttttttatgataacatcgttaagcttatgatagtccgtgcataaacgatttgcaccatccttcttgtccacaaacaagacgggtgatctccgggggatgcacttggtctaatcagacctttggccaacatatcatctatctgcttcttcagctccacaagctcggttgcgttcatgctgtagtctCTCTGGGctgtgggtccagttccgggaattaactcgatgataaactcgatatcccgatccgggggcataccgggtagatcatctggaaacacatcagggtagcgacaaacgaccctgatttgatccagagttggcttggatacactttggttgcatgtgaattttctgggtagtttttcagagacgtgctctactacgataccggtgctgctggtcatggttatggctttcttggcacaatctatcaatccattgtgcttggacatccagtccattcctagtacgacttccaaacctttggttccgagtatgattagattggcaaagaaatctacatcatggattttgatgggtacatttttgcagaattttctggctttggtggttgatccggggatttgaactatcataacatgcttcaaactgaggggttgaattttacttgttgatgcaaagtcttccgtgacaaaagaatgagatgctccggaatcaaacaatactctggcagggatgtggttgacagaaaacatactcagtacaacatctggtgcttcctgggcttcttcggcgttcatgtggtagaggcggccgttgcggttattggggttgttgggggcgaacttcttgccgatggagacatggcgttgctgctgggcaggtgtagcggtgttgccggcgagcttggcaagacgcttgggacactcgttggagtagtgccccactacaccacactcataacaagtgatagtggtcttgtcctgcttgttcgcaacgggcacggcattgcttccggttctgggagcggtgttggtgttgttgttgttgttgttaggggctcggggtggagcgcggttgtagtagttgttgttgtagttgttgttgttgtagcctcctggcttggagtttcctccactccggttctgataaccggggcgagagttctgcatctggggtttgttgtttctcggagtgaaacctccgcttgagctagggcgaaacttctgggggtggcttgatccactttgattcgccatgcggcgcttgcggttctcattggcttggtttaacttgccctccatctggatggcggagtcgacaagggcttcaaggtcggcgaaggggatgttgacgaggacagtctgcatctcatcatgcagtccgttcaggaatctctccttcctcttctcaacggtgtcggtctcatcaggggcataccttgacaatgtgagaaacttgtcgcggtatacaaccaccgtcatgcgaccttgtttcagttcacggaactcatccctcatcttcttgataagacccgggggtacatggtacttgctgaacttgagtttgaaatcctcccaagtcatgaattgacctccgttcatggcacgggtgcttgtccaccaagcgcgggctggtccagcgagatagtgggtggcgaacaaaactttctcgttggcttccactccagctacctccagattgttctccatagtctggagccaatcgtcggcgtcgaggggttcttcggtcttgctaaacaccgggggattggtgttttgaaagttcttgagcttggatccggggtggtcatgatttccatggccttggttggtgatgttcTACAAGGCaacaaggttggcttggcgctcggctctttcggtttcccggtcggcaagcatggtttgcagcagttgcagcatcgcgtcgttggtgcgatttggaggggccatctgaagatatagaagattatgagataagagggaacattctatggttcattttggttaagtttgaaaacaatttgaaaacttgtaatcttttcatgacaaacataacattcattcattcatgcaacacatggtacaaactaacacacatactccaatggttttaagaaccattctcatgctacgatacaagggacgggatacaactcacacctacataagtgagactagtgcaactactcctcatcctcgacatcgatcgggacgtagtcatcgggtcctgcatccaggaactcgtagtcctcctcctcggtgttctcgtcctcctcaaagtcgttgtcgtcactcaggaaggcgtctcctccctgaatgtcgatgcctccatcgtcatcctccagctgacgaatctgatcctcctgggccttgacagtggcctcaagtgacgcgatccgggcgcgaaggcgatgaatcgtagcgtccttcttggcacgctgctggcgaaggctcttgcgatcgttgttgagtagcttgatcgcctcaccctgctcggtgatgtgagcatgggtctggttcgcgtaagcgcgagtggcgtcgaggtccctctgggtctggtagagcatgaagtccaggtgctcagcatggcgcCTCAGCTCTGGGTGCGGCTGcaactccatgggcactcccgcagcatcacgcctcacaaggtgggcgtagcgagaggcgaggatgcgcaccacgttctgtccacagaggcgcgcaagtgcctcctgaaggccacgtgcgagtccgtcgagccagttgctctcgcggaaggagaagaggatcctctccgaggtgggaggctccatcttgcccctcaagttggcagtgatcacccactgcaactctcctccgggcgtgtcgtccaactgaaccccgtgaaactcagggtgtgggcgcccaaggaagtcagagacggcgttgaggtcgtgctcgaagatcaagctccctccgttcccaagctggtaaaacttggtgttgatgggttcattcggctccatctgaaagagaattggatgagtaagttagagagtgcaaagtgtggcaaaattttaagttgattcaaaataagatagaacatgattcatcaaattttgcaaagtctcaaagacaagagtgtagtagattttcacaaatattttctttcatttgatttcaaagttaagttttttagaacgcccattctaactaaggtcttaaaggtcaaacaatggctctgatacaaacttgtcaacacccggatttttaaatccgaatgcctattatgtcatacatcgcaatcccaggaatattgttgttgcgaggcataatagttaagtatcacagtcatcattcatttcaaaccataagtcttacaaatttggaatcacatgatccatattacacgaatagttgatctgtcgatcaacgaacaaacacaagttcatagttcaacatagcggaagcgtaagatacaaggactcgctagtccacaggccaacgcttgatgtcggaaggcgcttagttgtcgtaggcgtcctgttggtcatctccttgttccttttcatactctggccatttgaatagccagggacaaaaccatgagtactttaagtactcgcaaactaatactaatgtaagtgctagacatttaggatggtttgctaagctctagtttatttgcataaagctagttttagttcacaaagtttgagaaaaagcttattcaagtgctaactaactcaagtgggaacattagtgtcattcccaccattcaagtggtgatttcaattcaattcaccacaagtcatttcaccatcacctttcaacatcatttttcaaagatatgacatcggaaactgtatggcctttccaaccgtccataaccgtggacgcggctattcgaataggtttacactctgcagaggttgcacacttgtgccacaacatttgatttcatccgtcgggattaccttaatcatcgtaacacaaagacgcggatcatcaaccataacctttcacttacaaatcctagtatgagcacctctccccatgagcttggcctcccagtgaagaccaactgtcaacctgggaactgcacagggcttggccgtacaattcacctcaatttcacatcatttctcaacaacggaggcagcctcaagtgtAATCCCTATGACGTGtagtcagagggaacccatactaagacgcataaacttccagttaagccctacccataatcaggtattgtgggggtacttaataattggaaaggtatcgcattcaaaccaacatcattgtttatcaaaaatcaccatcttctcttggtcatattcactttcaaaaatcattcaagggaatgcatcttcattccaaggtttcaaattcatttcaaattcacattgttcccatctagagtagtcaagttttatttcattagcactagctctaaatcatgaggggtgctatcttgctttgcttggaagagactaacttcactactctagtaaccaacttgtactttgaccaaagttaactatgaaagtaactcatttagaaaacaagtaaaaacttgcaatgtaaaaacttgggataggcttatgtaagaaaaggtaaggttcatggtgccttgccccaaggggctttgcactttgcaagaatattagcttgccttggtagttctcaaaccgttcctcctcctcctcttggtagcaaccttcttcttcggcgtactctccggtgctaccgtctaaatttgaatacgagtataattactcactaattcaatggctattccatacatcacatataaacacacaaactattctatgcacgcaaaataatctacttaggtgcatgggttgtgttgtttaaatagaattcacttctttgtatttaatatgtaaatgatagtttccatagggttctttgagaaataatttcctctcattgaaagcttcttaagatttaatttctcaaacaatcatgtatgaactcatattgacctaagtcaaatgttcatcatcatcatttgagaaaatgatttaaatgaggtagatcacctcatatcatttaatatcactacatatgatttaaatctcaagtaattcatataagagagtttgggaccagggatacaaacatcccatgaattcatgtgagacaagtttaaatgaagtataagactccacataatttactttaatagttttggacaatatcaactagttaaactagccatatcatccattaattaaactatggcatgatcatgcaaagtgaccacaccattttcttgcagaaacaattagtgtaagtcaaatgtgagctattagagttgtaattaacttaatatcttttttggttgatttttaataattatttgaatagggaaaagtccctgccttgttatttttatcacattaattctacaaagaatctggtcatgggaccagtggcatgttgtagataatttctctagctttccaacaatataaagttcatccaatttggtttagccgatttaaatctattgaatttccaagTGGCAGCAGtgttgaaattcatttggaaatatttaaactggatttgaattaacaggccggcgggaaaactaaacgggctgcaagatttaaaaacggcccaaaccaacccagtccagcccaaccacggtccacagacgcgcggcgcgctgacagggtggggtccgcgcgtcagtgactcactaaacccgaatcggtatgggcgagtctgaggcgttggattagatcgaaatctaacggtcgtggttcatcgtcccgccggcgagaggggagttcaccggcggctcaggtagggggtcggagggcttacggtggctccagctagggttggcagtatgcgtgacgaagtggtggacgacggcgaagcggctggtagcagtggcggagctcgaggtggtctggttcgccgtcgatttctgccgggcttccgcggcggcgatcttgcaatttGCCCTTCTCCGGCGTTAATCAAATGAACGGTGgggtggttgagtggttgtgagaggtggggagtctggtggtgtgcttggatcagcaaggggagctctccttttatagcgttgcttgagtgctgcggggcagggtggcggtcgaccatggcgcggcgcttccggtggcgggtcgagctaggcgagggtgtagcggtgttctacgtgtccaggcgaggcgaatggcggcgacatctcggtcggggagggcctggttgtgttGCATCGTTTCCATGTCTGCCGCGCCCGCGGTGGAgcagggtttccttctccggcggcggtgggtgcgggtcgtggtctggcgggtgtctggcggcgtccaggtgtcgtggtgatgctcaaggcgtcgagagcgggtccagggcgagagcgaggtggcggcgcggcgcgtgtactgaccgcgtccatggcgtgcatgtgtgacgcgagcggcgtccagggcgtgtgctgggcgAGCGATCTCCGGCCATTGTCGTCGTTCtcgtcgaccatggcggtgctaggcgaggctaggcgatgcggtggcgtgttgtggcgcagtggccagggcagggatgcaaggggagagaggggaggtcgtcgggctcggcgacatggccggcatggccatgtcctagctgctctcctcctctccttagcatcACTATGCAccatttagggtttgaggggaccaggggacacaatggtgtaggttagggtaATTTAGGTggtgtagaatcactatttgcaatagttgcaaatagtgcccgattttgtaatttgcaaaaatatccaaatttgaaaaattcaaatggtgaacctttttgaaatgtgagtgttgagataagttgtatttgaccagaggtgattagaggtggtgatggaatttttagaattcaagaattggcaaaaatggctaagtggagaatgttccatatgttaaaaagttgtgactttggatgagcattgctcatgatcaaagatgattttgtcaTGGTGatcttgaccaaagttgttcaccttgatgttgactttgaaatggtgcaaagagttagcaagatttggtttgggaaaattgaatggcaatggctcaaagtggtgatcagactataattgtcaattttgaccattatcatatgtgagctagctttgtgtttgaatttcatttgaattgtaattctttgattccaaaagttgtaataagtgtttaataacattattcaactaatggtgaagaccaaataggtcgagggtcaaaatttataaaaatgccatagggcatatatgagggtttttagggtttttcatttaatggattttctctttctttgatttatttggttggtgatcttaatatgatcacattagggttttagagcatatcaaataccagtaataacaatcatcatggcatatcaatcaaatgcacaagtcctatgcatggtactatatgcactttgaaaagtttttgttggtttgaaattttgctctggaattctctaactttctttttattgaaatttggggtgttacacgcgTCGAGGATGTCCAGGTGCGCATCCAGGGGCGGCTCCTCGGCGTCCTCCGCGTCCACAGCAGTTCTCCCGACGCCGTCTTTCCTCGCAGCACCCTACggccgagcggcgacggcggcggctccgGTGATGCTAGGCAACGTGGAAGGGCACGTTAGAAGCGGAAGAACATGGCAAACACAATGGAAAAGAGAGGGAGGGAAAAAGAGGCCGGGAGCGAGCGCGTTCTTCTCCGCCACCTCACGGTGAATCGGTGACCACGGGCGGGGAGGGATGCTCCGGCGGCCAGGGGCCCGGGAGGCGTCGCTGCTCCTCATGGGATGGAGAGAGGGAGTGTAGGGGAAAGTGGAGTGGAGTGGGAGGGAAGGGAGTGAGTGGGGGAGCCTTCTTATAGGGCGGGAGGGAGGTGTGGGCGGCGTCCATGGCCAATGGGCGGTCGGGGCTGGCGTCAGGGGTGACGTTGGAGGGTGGGGGCAGGGTGATGTCACGCTGGAGACGTCAGCAGGAGGGAGGGGCGCGCGGGAAGGAAAGGGTTCGAGCGGGAGGCTCCCCGAGTTGCTGCTCA is part of the Lolium perenne isolate Kyuss_39 unplaced genomic scaffold, Kyuss_2.0 unplaced96, whole genome shotgun sequence genome and harbors:
- the LOC127322783 gene encoding uncharacterized protein — translated: MTQHQAASPLTASKIPVEVDVGQIKTPTYPASSPCSCRRPFFSLNHADERDKSFREKHRTHPSQPRRRPDFSDHLSPSQGHQELPLIKLFIIDPGTPRIQHAIDANDPVLFPDSGEETAVFVSLRRRPPLRGVHQFPAFASSRIGSRSGDVRYDEFSDKFFCSFSQMRTISEEKKKKWNRTRILFVLWEFLFDGVEEVQGQISQGILVALGLVNGFYQDQLQRIPKGILVALGLVNGFYQDQLQRIPKGNNSSQKK